A portion of the Glycine max cultivar Williams 82 chromosome 10, Glycine_max_v4.0, whole genome shotgun sequence genome contains these proteins:
- the LOC100779519 gene encoding LOB domain-containing protein 1, protein MEYKVKTTTSTPSPPIPIHVPTMLSNSPPSSSSSPPSQSPTPFPSPSLGSPSAAPPSPPPPLPPVVVSPCAACKILRRRCVEKCVLAPYFPPTDPLKFTIAHRVFGASNIIKFLQELPESQREDAVSSMVYEANARIRDPVYGCAGAICQLQKQVSELQAQLAKAQAEVVNMQCQQANLVALICMEMSQSQEQHVLQPQTHVDMSCFIEDNSFGTAWEPLWT, encoded by the exons ATGGAGTACAAAGTGAAAACCACAACATCAACACCTTCTCCACCAATCCCAATCCATGTTCCCACTATGCTGTCAAACTCTCCtccatcttcatcttcttcaccTCCTTCACAATCTCCCACTCCTTTCCCTTCACCCTCTCTGGGCTCTCCCTCTGCTGCTCCACCGTCTCCGCCGCCGCCTCTGCCACCGGTGGTGGTTAGCCCTTGTGCTGCCTGCAAGATCCTCCGCCGTAGGTGTGTGGAGAAGTGTGTGTTGGCTCCATATTTCCCTCCCACTGATCCTCTCAAGTTCACCATTGCTCATAGAGTCTTTGGAGCCAGCAACATCATCAAGTTCTTGCAG GAACTGCCAGAATCCCAGAGAGAAGATGCTGTGAGCAGCATGGTTTATGAGGCAAATGCTAGGATCAGAGACCCAGTTTATGGGTGTGCTGGTGCAATATGCCAACTTCAAAAGCAAGTTAGTGAGCTACAAGCACAGCTGGCCAAAGCACAAGCTGAGGTAGTGAACATGCAGTGCCAACAAGCCAATTTAGTGGCGCTTATTTGCATGGAAATGAGTCAATCACAGGAGCAGCACGTGCTTCAGCCTCAAACTCACGTTgatatgagctgcttcatagaGGACAACAGTTTTGGGACTGCTTGGGAGCCTCTTTGGACATGA